One stretch of Zootoca vivipara chromosome 8, rZooViv1.1, whole genome shotgun sequence DNA includes these proteins:
- the SDR16C5 gene encoding epidermal retinol dehydrogenase 2, giving the protein MNFFLETLRAIGLTVYFTLESFVLLFIPVRKKNVTGEIVLITGAGSGIGRLMALKFARLGATLVLWDINVEGNKETARLARKNGAVRVHNYSCDCSKRQEVYQVADQVKKEVGDVSILINNAGIVTGKKFLDSPDAMIQKSMEVNTMAHFWTVKAFLPAMVASNHGHVVTIASAAGLVGVTGLADYCASKFAAVGFAESLGLEIVALRKTGIKSTIVCPFFINTGMFDGCQTKWPRLLPILDADYAAERIVSGILRNQVYVYMPRSVAILVALKSLIPTKVGLVLGDYIGYFHFMETFTGRGKKIEDNKSQ; this is encoded by the exons ATGAACTTCTTCCTGGAAACACTCAGAGCCATTGGACTGACAGTATATTTTACACTGGAGTCTTTCGTCTTATTATTCATCCCTGTGCGGAAGAAGAATGTGACTGGTGAAATAGTGCTTATCACGGGAGCTGGAAGCGGAATCGGAAGGCTGATGGCTCTGAAATTTGCTCGCCTTGGAGCTACGTTGGTACTCTGGGATATCAATGTAGAAGGCAACAAAGAGACAGCCAGACTGGCAAGGAAAAATGGAGCTGTGAGAGTGCACAACTACAGTTGTGACTGTAGCAAAAGGCAGGAGGTCTATCAAGTAGCAGATCAG GTGAAAAAAGAAGTCGGTGATGTTAGCATCCTGATTAACAATGCTGGCATTGTGACGGGAAAGAAATTCTTGGACTCTCCAGATGCAATGATACAGAAGTCTATGGAAGTGAACACAATGGCACACTTCTGG ACTGTCAAAGCATTTCTTCCAGCCATGGTAGCTTCTAATCATGGACATGTCGTAACTATTGCAAGTGCAGCTGGCTTAGTTGGCGTCACTGGACTGGCAG ATTACTGTGCAAGTAAATTTGCAGCAGTTGGCTTCGCTGAGTCTCTAGGTTTAGAGATAGTGGCATTGAGAAAGACTGGTATTAAATCCACCATTGTCTGTCCATTTTTCATAAACACGGGAATGTTTGATGGCTGTCAAACCAA GTGGCCACGGCTCCTGCCTATTCTAGATGCAGATTATGCAGCTGAAAGAATTGTCTCTGGTATTCTGCGAAATCAGGTGTATGTCTACATGCCGCGTAGCGTAGCCATTTTGGTTGCACTGAAAAG ttTAATACCTACAAAGGTTGGTCTTGTTCTCGGAGACTATATAGGGTATTTCCATTTTATGGAGACGTTCACAGGTCGTGGAAAAAAGATTGAAGACAATAAATCTCagtaa